The Schistocerca serialis cubense isolate TAMUIC-IGC-003099 chromosome 10, iqSchSeri2.2, whole genome shotgun sequence genome includes a region encoding these proteins:
- the LOC126424724 gene encoding uncharacterized histidine-rich protein DDB_G0274557-like codes for MWSASEVDTPRDLHRERIGHSSATRHPSITRHPSPIHPPPIQHPSTTHPTSIHHPSNIHPPSTHHPSTTHPTPIHHPSNTHPPPIQHPSTTHPTSIHHPSNIHPPPIQHPSTTHPTSIHHPSNIHPSPIIHPSPITHTSAITHPSAITHPSAITHPSAITHPSAITHPSPITHPSPITHPSPITHPSPITHPSPITHPSPITHPSPITHPSPITHPSPITHPSPITHPSPITHPSPITHPSPITHPSPITHPSPITHPSPIIHPSPIIHPSPIIHPSSIHDPSSIHDPSSIHDPSSIHDPSSIHDPSSIYDPSSIHDPSSIHDPSSIHDPSSIHHHHPSSSS; via the coding sequence CCACTCGTCAGCCACCCGTCACCCATCAATCACCCGTCACCCATCACCCATCCATCCACCACCCATCCAACATCCATCCACCACCCATCCAACATCCATCCACCACCCATCCAACATCCATCCACCATCCACCCACCACCCATCCACCACCCATCCAACACCCATCCACCACCCATCCAACACCCATCCACCACCCATCCAACATCCATCCACCACCCATCCAACATCCATCCACCACCCATCCAACATCCATCCACCACCCATCCAACATCCATCCACCACCCATCCAACATCCATCCACCACCCATCCAACATCCATCCATCACCCATCATCCATCCATCACCCATCACTCATACATCAGCCATCACTCATCCATCAGCCATCACTCATCCATCAGCCATCACTCATCCATCAGCCATCACTCATCCATCAGCCATCACTCATCCATCACCCATCACTCATCCATCACCCATCACTCATCCATCACCCATCACTCATCCATCACCCATCACTCATCCATCACCCATCACTCATCCATCACCCATCACTCATCCATCACCCATCACTCATCCATCACCCATCACTCATCCATCACCCATCACTCATCCATCACCCATCACTCATCCATCACCCATCACTCATCCATCACCCATCACTCATCCATCACCCATCACTCATCCATCACCCATCACTCATCCATCACCCATCACTCATCCATCACCCATCATCCATCCATCACCCATCATCCATCCATCACCCATCATCCATCCATCATCCATCCATGACCCATCATCCATCCATGACCCATCATCCATCCATGACCCATCATCCATCCATGACCCATCATCCATCCATGACCCATCATCCATCTATGACCCATCATCCATCCATGACCCATCATCCATCCATGACCCATCATCCATCCATGACCCATCATCCATCCATCACCATcacccatcatcatcatcctga